From the Roseibium salinum genome, one window contains:
- the xdhB gene encoding xanthine dehydrogenase molybdopterin binding subunit encodes MKHDVITEAGTSISGGVHADRRHDSAEKHVTGRAEYCDDIAEPQGTLHAYLGVSTVAHGLIKGMDLSAVLAAPGVIGVLTAEDVPGCNDISPTGQNDEPVFPTEKTEYHGQPLFAVIAETRNAARRAAELARIDYEVLPHALDPLSAQEAGYPHVTAPLKLERGDAQTALSSAAHRIKGQISIGGQDHMYLEGQIAFALPGEDDDVTVHCSTQHPSEAQHMVAHVLGVPSNAVTVNVRRMGGGFGGKESQMNLFCAVAAIAAKKWNRPVKIRPDRDQDMTATGKRHDFVVDYDVSFDEEGRIQGVDGTFAARCGYSSDLSGPVTDRALFHADNAYYYPHVRLRSRPMKTNTVSNTAFRGFGGPQGVVAAERMIEEIAYALGKDPLEIRKANFYGDATDGRNLTPYHQEVEDNILARLIGELEASCGYQARREAILEHNARSSIIRKGIALTPVKFGISFTATWYNQAGALIHIYNDGSIHLNHGGTEMGQGLNTKVAQVVADAFQVDFERIKITKTTTEKVPNTSATAASSGSDLNGMAALDAAEQLKERLIAFAAEKWSVALEEIVFHNNVVRIGEATVSFSDLVREAYMARIHLSAAGFYKTPKIHWDRAAGKGRPFYYFAYGASCSEVSVDTLTGEYRIDRTDILHDVGKSLNPILDKGQVEGAFVQGMGWLTTEELWWDQAGRLRTHAPSTYKIPLASDRPRIFNVQLAEWSENRERTIKRSKAVGEPPFMLGVSVFEALSMAVASVADYRECPRLDAPATPERVLMAIERLKEGA; translated from the coding sequence ATGAAACACGACGTAATCACTGAAGCCGGCACATCCATCAGCGGCGGCGTCCACGCCGACCGGCGGCACGACAGCGCCGAAAAGCACGTTACCGGACGGGCCGAATATTGCGACGACATTGCCGAGCCGCAGGGTACGCTGCACGCCTATCTGGGCGTTTCGACGGTCGCGCACGGGCTCATCAAGGGCATGGACCTTTCCGCGGTGCTCGCGGCTCCCGGCGTGATCGGCGTGTTGACCGCCGAGGACGTGCCGGGCTGCAACGACATCAGCCCGACGGGCCAGAACGACGAGCCTGTGTTTCCGACGGAAAAGACCGAGTATCACGGCCAGCCGCTTTTTGCGGTTATCGCCGAAACCCGGAACGCAGCCCGCCGCGCCGCCGAGCTTGCCAGGATCGACTATGAGGTGCTGCCGCATGCGCTCGATCCGCTGAGCGCGCAGGAAGCCGGCTACCCGCATGTCACCGCACCGCTGAAGCTGGAACGCGGCGACGCGCAAACCGCCCTGAGCTCTGCCGCGCACCGCATCAAGGGGCAGATCAGCATCGGCGGCCAGGACCACATGTATCTGGAAGGCCAGATCGCCTTCGCCCTGCCGGGTGAGGATGACGATGTCACCGTCCATTGCTCCACCCAGCACCCGAGCGAAGCGCAACACATGGTGGCGCACGTCCTGGGCGTTCCCTCCAACGCGGTGACGGTGAACGTGCGCCGCATGGGCGGCGGGTTCGGCGGCAAGGAAAGCCAGATGAACCTGTTCTGTGCCGTCGCCGCCATTGCCGCGAAGAAATGGAACCGGCCGGTCAAGATCCGCCCGGACCGGGACCAGGACATGACGGCGACCGGCAAGCGCCATGATTTCGTGGTCGACTACGACGTTTCCTTTGACGAGGAAGGCCGCATTCAAGGCGTCGACGGCACGTTTGCCGCCCGCTGCGGCTATTCCTCCGACCTTTCCGGCCCGGTGACCGACCGTGCGCTGTTCCACGCGGACAATGCCTATTACTACCCGCATGTCCGCCTCCGCAGCCGGCCGATGAAGACCAACACGGTCTCGAACACCGCCTTTCGCGGCTTCGGCGGCCCGCAGGGCGTGGTTGCGGCCGAGCGGATGATCGAGGAGATCGCCTATGCGCTCGGCAAGGATCCGCTGGAGATCCGCAAGGCCAATTTCTATGGCGACGCCACCGACGGACGGAACCTCACGCCCTATCACCAGGAGGTCGAGGACAACATTCTGGCGCGCCTGATCGGCGAACTGGAGGCAAGCTGCGGCTATCAGGCTCGCCGCGAGGCAATTCTTGAGCACAATGCCCGCTCCTCAATCATCAGGAAGGGCATCGCGCTGACGCCGGTGAAATTCGGCATTTCCTTCACCGCCACCTGGTACAATCAGGCCGGCGCGCTGATCCACATCTACAATGACGGTTCGATCCACCTGAACCATGGCGGCACCGAAATGGGCCAGGGCCTCAACACCAAGGTCGCCCAGGTGGTCGCCGATGCGTTCCAGGTCGATTTCGAGCGCATCAAGATCACCAAGACGACCACGGAAAAGGTGCCGAACACGTCCGCGACCGCGGCATCCTCCGGCTCGGACCTCAACGGCATGGCGGCGCTGGATGCCGCCGAACAGCTGAAAGAGCGCTTGATCGCCTTTGCCGCCGAAAAGTGGTCCGTAGCCCTGGAGGAAATCGTCTTCCACAACAACGTGGTGCGGATCGGCGAGGCGACGGTCTCCTTCAGCGATCTGGTACGCGAGGCCTATATGGCCCGCATCCACCTCTCGGCCGCCGGGTTCTACAAGACGCCGAAGATCCACTGGGACCGCGCCGCCGGCAAGGGCCGTCCGTTCTACTACTTCGCCTATGGGGCATCCTGTTCGGAGGTCTCCGTCGACACGCTCACCGGTGAATACCGTATCGACCGGACCGATATCCTCCACGATGTCGGCAAGTCGCTGAACCCGATCCTGGACAAGGGTCAGGTGGAAGGGGCGTTCGTGCAGGGCATGGGCTGGCTGACGACGGAAGAATTATGGTGGGACCAGGCCGGGCGCCTGCGCACCCATGCCCCGTCCACCTACAAGATCCCGCTCGCCTCCGACCGGCCGCGCATCTTCAACGTGCAGTTGGCGGAATGGTCGGAGAACCGCGAACGGACCATCAAGCGCTCCAAGGCCGTCGGCGAACCGCCGTTCATGCTCGGCGTCTCGGTGTTCGAAGCCCTGTCCATGGCCGTCGCCAGCGTCGCGGACTACCGGGAATGCCCGCGCCTCGACGCACCGGCGACGCCGGAGCGGGTTCTCATGGCCATCGAACGGCTGAAGGAAGGCGCGTAA
- the xdhC gene encoding xanthine dehydrogenase accessory protein XdhC, translating into MSALLTHAADFFDTGNPAIRVALTRVRGSSPRGVGTEMFVTASGLLGTIGGGRLEHIAIDEARTLLAEGMLSRWLDLPLGPEIGQCCGGRVELHLTRMSRKDRRDALDRFKDAEEQQPHVYIMGAGHVGRALANLMQHAPVHCVLVDMREGELAQSTAAVDKRRSAIPEVDIYKAPPGSAFVVATHDHGLDFLLASAALEIGHAAYVGMIGSATKRARLRSWCESHCDGLSIDGLTCPIGATASRDKRPEIIAAFVAAEVLTALTTGSRASSGNREAVLLEAAQ; encoded by the coding sequence ATGAGCGCGCTCCTCACCCACGCAGCCGACTTCTTCGACACGGGAAACCCGGCCATTCGCGTCGCGCTGACCCGCGTGCGCGGATCCTCGCCGCGCGGGGTAGGCACGGAAATGTTCGTCACCGCGTCCGGACTTCTGGGAACGATCGGCGGCGGGCGGCTGGAGCATATCGCCATTGACGAGGCCCGCACCCTGCTGGCGGAGGGGATGCTCAGCCGCTGGCTCGACCTGCCCCTCGGACCGGAAATCGGCCAGTGTTGCGGCGGCCGGGTCGAACTGCACCTGACCCGCATGAGCCGCAAGGACCGCCGGGACGCGCTGGACCGGTTCAAGGATGCCGAAGAGCAGCAGCCGCATGTCTACATCATGGGCGCCGGCCATGTCGGCCGGGCGCTCGCAAATCTCATGCAGCATGCGCCGGTGCATTGCGTGCTGGTCGACATGCGCGAAGGGGAACTGGCGCAATCGACGGCCGCTGTCGACAAGCGCCGCAGCGCAATTCCAGAGGTCGATATCTACAAGGCCCCGCCGGGCAGCGCATTCGTCGTCGCGACCCACGATCACGGCCTGGATTTCCTGCTGGCTTCGGCCGCGCTCGAGATCGGCCATGCCGCCTATGTGGGCATGATCGGCTCGGCGACGAAGCGCGCCAGGCTGCGTTCCTGGTGCGAAAGCCATTGCGACGGGCTCTCCATAGACGGGTTGACCTGCCCCATCGGGGCAACGGCAAGCCGCGACAAGAGACCCGAAATCATCGCCGCATTTGTGGCCGCCGAAGTCCTGACAGCCCTGACGACGGGCTCCCGGGCTTCCAGCGGCAACAGGGAGGCTGTGCTGCTGGAAGCGGCACAGTGA
- a CDS encoding xanthine/uracil/vitamin C permease: MRVGRYDYNLFSRGDFSAFWALFTDNLVNLMVLAGICQFVFQMPAEIVYGRIVPGAAIAILAGVAVYVLLAKRAAARHGRDVTALPYGISTPVMFVYLFGVIGPIYWSTNDPLLAWQVGIGAGFMGGIVAALGAIVGPWLKKVTPRAGMLGTLCGIALVFIGTVPLAIVFENPFIGFASMIIILWGLVGRFRLPFNIPAGLLALIVGTVVALAIGQSSVTFEGVGFYPPVPYFGDLIVGIQHLFGHPELFLVLVPVQIYNFIETMNNVESAEAAGDHYPVATCQITDGAGTMIGALFGSPFPTTAYIGHPAYKRMGAHAGYVIGVGAVIPLAAFFGLLAFLNNLIPVAAAAPVLVFVALSLITNTAHAVKTEHMAAVTIAMMPHVSSFLVIKWGSLMGALNATGAEGVLPLGDPALTAALLQQGAHYEGHLALSQGAILTGLIWGAIVASVIDGRFRNAGGFAFAAFAMASIGIIHSATLHWPDFGAVSLGYLIAAAFLFIYPMVHKQEAVEPEAGRLPEPQVTPGE; the protein is encoded by the coding sequence ATGCGGGTTGGGAGGTACGATTACAATCTGTTTTCGCGGGGGGACTTCAGTGCCTTCTGGGCATTGTTCACGGACAATCTCGTCAATCTGATGGTGCTGGCGGGGATCTGCCAGTTCGTGTTCCAGATGCCGGCGGAGATCGTCTACGGCCGGATCGTTCCGGGCGCGGCGATCGCAATTCTCGCCGGTGTCGCGGTCTATGTGCTGCTGGCAAAGCGTGCCGCCGCACGGCATGGCCGGGACGTCACCGCACTGCCCTACGGCATTTCGACGCCGGTCATGTTCGTCTATCTCTTCGGCGTGATCGGCCCGATCTACTGGTCGACCAATGATCCGCTGCTTGCCTGGCAGGTCGGCATCGGCGCCGGCTTCATGGGCGGGATCGTCGCCGCGCTCGGCGCAATCGTCGGACCGTGGCTGAAAAAGGTCACGCCGCGCGCCGGCATGCTCGGCACGCTGTGCGGCATCGCGCTGGTGTTCATCGGCACAGTGCCGCTGGCCATCGTCTTCGAGAACCCGTTCATCGGCTTTGCCTCGATGATCATCATTCTCTGGGGCCTCGTCGGCCGCTTCCGGCTGCCGTTCAACATCCCGGCCGGACTGCTGGCGCTCATCGTCGGCACGGTCGTGGCCCTGGCGATCGGCCAGTCAAGCGTCACCTTCGAGGGCGTCGGTTTCTATCCGCCCGTTCCCTATTTCGGTGACCTGATCGTCGGCATCCAGCATCTCTTCGGCCATCCGGAACTGTTCCTGGTGCTCGTTCCGGTGCAGATCTACAACTTTATCGAAACGATGAACAACGTGGAAAGCGCCGAGGCTGCCGGGGACCATTATCCGGTCGCGACCTGCCAGATCACCGACGGTGCCGGCACCATGATCGGCGCGCTGTTCGGCTCGCCCTTCCCGACCACCGCCTATATCGGCCATCCGGCCTACAAGCGCATGGGCGCCCATGCCGGATACGTGATCGGCGTCGGCGCCGTGATCCCGCTGGCGGCGTTCTTCGGGCTGCTTGCGTTCCTGAACAACCTGATCCCGGTTGCCGCCGCCGCACCCGTCCTGGTGTTCGTCGCCCTCAGCCTCATCACCAACACGGCCCATGCAGTGAAGACCGAGCACATGGCCGCCGTCACCATCGCCATGATGCCCCACGTCTCCAGCTTCCTGGTGATCAAGTGGGGCTCGCTGATGGGCGCTCTCAATGCCACCGGGGCCGAGGGCGTACTGCCTCTGGGCGATCCGGCACTGACGGCCGCGCTGCTGCAGCAGGGAGCCCACTACGAGGGTCACCTGGCGCTCAGCCAGGGTGCCATCCTGACCGGCCTGATCTGGGGAGCGATCGTCGCCAGCGTCATCGACGGCAGGTTCCGCAATGCCGGTGGATTCGCCTTCGCCGCCTTTGCCATGGCGTCCATCGGCATCATCCATTCCGCGACGCTGCACTGGCCGGACTTCGGCGCGGTCAGCCTCGGATACCTGATCGCGGCGGCCTTCCTGTTCATCTATCCGATGGTTCACAAGCAAGAGGCCGTCGAACCGGAAGCGGGCCGGTTGCCTGAACCACAGGTCACTCCGGGGGAATGA
- the guaD gene encoding guanine deaminase produces the protein MQPDRLLLRGRLLSFRSEPQGPDDTASFDYIEDGALLIENGMIRRRGSYPDLTAEAGDAEIADHRPKLLMAGFIDTHIHFPQVQVVASWGAQLLDWLSTYTFPEETRFAGEGHASAMAGRFFDLVINHGTTTCVAYCSVHKTSANAYFEEAERRNMRVVGGKVLMDRNAPDGLRDTPQSGYDDSKELIARWHGRGRAHYAITPRFAITSTPEQMEMAGALATEHPDCFVQTHLSENRNEIAYTLELYPQARDYLDVYQAYGLVGARMLLGHSIHLEPREIDALAETGARPVFCPTSNLFLGSGLFDDAGLRARGIVNAIATDIGAGTSYSMLQTLNEGYKILQLQDQKLHPLRAFHWITRGNAVALGLEDRIGTLDEGTEADVVVLDSRTTDAMALRMERAGTLSEELFVLQMLGDDRAIEEVYVAGRPQKGAIGRLPPRREKSPRELVAAV, from the coding sequence ATGCAACCTGATCGCCTGCTCCTGCGCGGACGTCTGCTCTCCTTCAGGTCGGAACCGCAAGGCCCCGACGACACGGCGTCCTTCGACTATATCGAGGACGGTGCGCTGCTGATCGAAAACGGCATGATCCGCAGGCGCGGGTCCTACCCTGACCTGACTGCGGAAGCCGGAGATGCGGAGATCGCCGACCACCGGCCGAAGCTGCTGATGGCCGGGTTCATCGACACCCATATCCATTTCCCCCAGGTACAGGTGGTCGCCTCCTGGGGCGCGCAGCTTCTGGACTGGCTCAGCACCTACACCTTTCCCGAAGAAACGCGTTTTGCCGGCGAGGGGCACGCCTCCGCCATGGCGGGCAGGTTCTTCGATCTCGTGATCAACCACGGCACGACGACCTGCGTCGCCTATTGCTCGGTGCACAAGACGTCCGCCAACGCCTATTTCGAAGAAGCCGAACGGCGCAACATGCGGGTGGTCGGCGGCAAGGTGCTGATGGACCGCAATGCCCCGGACGGCCTCAGGGACACGCCGCAAAGCGGATATGACGACAGTAAGGAACTGATCGCCAGGTGGCACGGCCGGGGCCGGGCGCACTATGCGATCACCCCCCGCTTCGCGATCACCTCGACACCCGAGCAGATGGAAATGGCGGGCGCCCTTGCCACTGAGCATCCGGACTGCTTCGTCCAGACCCATCTTTCGGAAAACCGGAACGAAATCGCCTATACGCTTGAGCTCTACCCGCAGGCCCGCGACTATCTGGACGTTTATCAGGCCTACGGCCTCGTCGGAGCCAGGATGCTGCTCGGCCATTCGATCCATCTGGAGCCGCGCGAGATCGACGCCCTTGCGGAAACCGGCGCACGGCCGGTCTTCTGCCCGACGTCCAACCTCTTCCTCGGCAGCGGCCTTTTCGACGATGCCGGCCTGCGTGCCAGGGGTATCGTCAACGCGATCGCCACCGATATCGGCGCCGGAACCAGCTATTCGATGCTGCAGACGCTGAACGAGGGTTACAAGATCCTCCAGTTGCAGGACCAGAAGCTTCACCCCTTGCGCGCCTTTCACTGGATCACGCGCGGCAATGCGGTCGCGCTTGGCCTGGAAGACCGGATCGGCACCCTGGACGAGGGAACGGAAGCCGATGTGGTGGTGCTGGATTCAAGGACGACCGACGCCATGGCCCTGCGCATGGAGCGCGCGGGCACGCTCAGCGAGGAACTCTTCGTCCTGCAAATGCTCGGCGACGACAGGGCGATCGAGGAAGTCTACGTGGCCGGGCGGCCCCAGAAGGGAGCCATCGGACGTCTGCCGCCCCGGCGCGAGAAAAGCCCCAGGGAACTGGTCGCTGCTGTCTGA
- a CDS encoding c-type cytochrome: protein MKHAIFCLAAIAGLVFTAPASAEGDAAAGEKIFKKCQACHAVGEGAANKVGPALNGIVGAPAGQVEGYKYSKGMIEAAEGGLVWDEETLGAYLQKPKDVVPKTKMSFAGLRKDAEVADAIAYLETFQ from the coding sequence ATGAAACATGCAATCTTCTGCCTCGCGGCAATCGCGGGTCTGGTTTTCACCGCTCCTGCCTCTGCCGAAGGCGATGCAGCTGCCGGTGAGAAGATCTTCAAGAAGTGCCAGGCCTGTCATGCGGTTGGCGAGGGCGCGGCGAACAAGGTCGGCCCGGCCCTGAACGGCATCGTCGGCGCGCCCGCGGGGCAGGTCGAGGGTTACAAATATTCGAAAGGCATGATCGAGGCGGCCGAAGGCGGTCTTGTCTGGGATGAGGAGACGCTGGGGGCTTATCTCCAGAAGCCCAAGGACGTCGTTCCCAAGACCAAGATGTCCTTTGCGGGCCTGCGCAAGGACGCGGAAGTTGCCGACGCCATCGCCTATCTGGAGACTTTTCAGTAA
- a CDS encoding Crp/Fnr family transcriptional regulator: MPNDRRRKIAQNSLLLKSFPQGIQEMVLSMSSWREYDRGETLFLQGETAHAIHIVTDGWVKLYRIAPNGGEAVVSVFAKGESFGEAVAFRGLAYPVSAEAVTACEVMRIPSSALLEAMRKDPDIAVSVLASTFAHLHSLVSQLEQLKAQTGPQRVAEFLLELCEQETGSCEVTLPYDKFLIAGRLGMKPESLSRSFARLKSAGVHINRNNAAIEDIDRLRAFSETDPVDAWHKA, from the coding sequence ATGCCGAACGACCGCCGCAGGAAAATTGCGCAGAACTCGCTGTTGCTGAAAAGCTTTCCGCAGGGAATCCAGGAGATGGTTCTCAGCATGTCGAGCTGGCGCGAATATGATCGTGGCGAGACCCTGTTCCTGCAGGGCGAGACCGCCCACGCAATCCACATCGTCACGGACGGCTGGGTCAAGCTCTACCGGATCGCACCCAATGGCGGCGAAGCGGTGGTGAGTGTCTTTGCCAAGGGCGAGAGCTTCGGAGAGGCCGTCGCCTTCCGCGGCCTTGCCTATCCGGTTTCGGCGGAAGCCGTCACCGCCTGCGAGGTCATGCGGATCCCGAGCAGCGCCCTGCTGGAAGCGATGCGCAAGGACCCGGACATTGCGGTGTCCGTGCTGGCGTCCACGTTTGCCCATCTTCACTCGCTGGTCTCGCAACTGGAGCAGCTCAAGGCGCAGACCGGCCCGCAGCGGGTCGCCGAATTCCTGCTGGAGCTGTGCGAGCAGGAGACGGGGAGCTGCGAGGTGACGCTTCCTTACGACAAGTTCCTCATCGCCGGCCGTCTGGGCATGAAGCCGGAGAGCCTGTCGCGGTCCTTCGCGCGGCTCAAATCCGCGGGCGTCCACATCAATCGCAACAATGCGGCGATCGAGGATATTGACCGGCTGCGTGCGTTCTCCGAAACTGACCCGGTTGACGCCTGGCACAAAGCCTGA
- a CDS encoding DUF4202 domain-containing protein — MMKLENALTAIDAANAADPSLEDGEPAAQLYGRRMSAELDRLFPDAPEPLKIAARGQHIERWILPRGTYPEGKAGYHAWRRDLARHHAERVGEIMAAAGYSEEDIAAAGRMLRKEGIKRHDDVQALEDVICFVFLKWYFAPFAAKHPDDKVQDIVGKTARKMSDEARQRVIREFDLPEPLAAAFTG, encoded by the coding sequence ATGATGAAACTGGAAAACGCCCTTACAGCGATCGACGCGGCAAACGCCGCAGATCCCAGCCTGGAAGACGGAGAGCCGGCCGCTCAGCTTTACGGCCGGCGGATGAGCGCCGAACTCGACCGTCTCTTTCCGGATGCTCCCGAGCCGCTGAAGATCGCCGCGAGGGGCCAGCATATCGAGCGCTGGATCCTGCCGCGCGGCACCTATCCCGAAGGCAAGGCGGGCTATCATGCGTGGCGCCGCGACCTGGCGCGCCATCATGCCGAACGTGTCGGCGAGATCATGGCCGCGGCAGGCTATTCGGAAGAGGATATCGCGGCGGCCGGCCGGATGCTGCGCAAGGAAGGCATAAAGCGTCACGACGACGTGCAGGCGCTCGAAGACGTCATCTGCTTCGTGTTCCTGAAATGGTATTTCGCGCCCTTTGCGGCCAAGCACCCGGACGACAAGGTGCAGGACATCGTCGGCAAGACCGCGCGCAAGATGTCCGACGAGGCCAGGCAAAGGGTGATCAGGGAATTCGACCTTCCCGAACCGCTGGCGGCGGCTTTCACCGGCTGA
- a CDS encoding cytochrome c oxidase subunit 3 family protein, whose protein sequence is MDHSETGSGAGALDELPGELMMWVLIVSELLVFGAGLAAFLGVRITDPAGFREAQSHLHPALAGLNTIILITSGFLAARSLALREAGKRAASRWHLVGAMGLGAAFLVIKVHEYVEAAAQGISTETHAFFTFYYLLTGFHAAHVAAGIVILGLVAWKDAPGNIEAGTAFWHMVDLVWVLLFPVIYLLG, encoded by the coding sequence TTGGATCATTCCGAAACCGGTTCGGGAGCCGGGGCGCTGGACGAACTGCCCGGCGAGCTGATGATGTGGGTGCTCATCGTCAGCGAGTTGCTCGTCTTCGGGGCGGGGCTGGCGGCGTTTCTGGGCGTCAGGATCACCGATCCGGCCGGTTTCAGGGAGGCGCAGTCCCATCTCCACCCGGCACTGGCGGGCCTCAACACCATCATCCTGATCACCAGCGGATTTCTTGCCGCCCGCAGCCTGGCGCTGAGGGAGGCGGGAAAGCGGGCCGCATCTCGCTGGCACCTGGTCGGCGCCATGGGACTTGGCGCCGCTTTCCTGGTGATCAAGGTCCATGAATACGTGGAAGCGGCGGCGCAGGGGATCTCCACCGAAACCCATGCCTTTTTCACCTTCTACTATCTGCTGACCGGGTTTCACGCGGCCCACGTCGCCGCCGGTATCGTGATCCTGGGGCTGGTCGCCTGGAAGGACGCGCCGGGCAATATCGAGGCGGGAACCGCTTTCTGGCACATGGTCGATCTCGTCTGGGTGCTGTTGTTCCCTGTCATCTATCTGCTCGGATGA
- a CDS encoding nitric oxide reductase activation protein NorD, with translation MGKIDFEPWEPEETVGKLWHAFASRLDAPEVHHGAAVDLHEVGGRLAVLFRGLGGAHNVELRPVAAEVSRHRLGFLRRLGTDAEILPRASFDGEILRLPARLAVFPTREANAALYIWLTALVANAAGHAAETDPLCADLRNLQMTGAMVRETLTHAPGLRDLYSALAREALLQRPEASLPAAERRVESLVRHMLGDTGQLTPDVLALKAAVDTGELEGISAPRGYRPFRPVPVWPDLRDLVFSSGDAVENAETEGDPEEAGGKTVRARRRKADQAERQDSLVLHKFEAILSWAEFLNLNRRVDDDDNDDAKKAADDQEEIGLGQISKAPATRLKLHLDLAPEDVDRERLSGRILYPEWDTRSGRYLEDHVCVLASVVDADPEKGTIAVDPRAARRIRSVKRQFEALRPGRVTTRGHLEGDGLDMDAAVRSQVERLASGTGNERIWLQTRPEARDLAVSILLDVSRSTESAVSGRAVIDIEREALTALAWGLNACGDDFAISAFSSLKRHRVYLQTCKRFDEPMTATVEQRISGLRPGFYTRLGAALRHTSAELTTQSRKRKLLLVITDGKPNDLDHYEGRHGIEDTRMAVREARRAGQSVFGVTVDKSAKSWFPRLFGQGGFAVIPHPDKLTQALPQIYRQLVGG, from the coding sequence ATGGGCAAGATCGACTTCGAGCCATGGGAACCCGAAGAAACTGTCGGGAAACTGTGGCACGCGTTTGCAAGCCGCCTGGATGCACCTGAGGTGCATCATGGAGCCGCGGTCGACCTCCACGAGGTCGGCGGGCGGCTTGCTGTCCTTTTCCGGGGGCTCGGCGGAGCCCACAATGTGGAACTCCGCCCGGTCGCCGCTGAAGTCTCCCGCCACCGCCTCGGTTTTCTGAGGCGGCTCGGCACGGACGCGGAGATCCTGCCGCGCGCCAGCTTCGACGGCGAGATCCTGCGCCTGCCTGCCAGGCTGGCGGTGTTTCCGACCCGCGAAGCCAATGCGGCGCTCTACATCTGGCTGACGGCCCTGGTGGCCAATGCGGCCGGACATGCGGCCGAGACCGATCCGCTCTGCGCGGATCTGCGCAACCTGCAGATGACGGGCGCCATGGTCCGCGAAACGCTGACCCATGCGCCCGGACTGCGCGATCTCTATTCGGCGCTCGCTCGCGAGGCTCTGCTGCAAAGACCGGAGGCTTCCCTGCCGGCGGCCGAGCGGCGGGTCGAAAGCCTCGTGCGCCATATGCTGGGAGACACCGGCCAGTTGACCCCGGATGTCCTGGCCCTGAAAGCGGCCGTCGACACGGGCGAACTGGAAGGTATTTCAGCACCGCGCGGATACCGCCCCTTCCGCCCTGTCCCCGTCTGGCCGGATCTGCGCGACCTGGTTTTTTCAAGCGGCGACGCGGTCGAGAATGCGGAAACGGAAGGTGACCCGGAAGAAGCCGGCGGCAAGACCGTTCGGGCCCGCAGGCGCAAGGCCGACCAGGCCGAACGCCAGGACAGCCTGGTCCTGCACAAGTTCGAGGCCATCCTCAGCTGGGCGGAGTTTTTGAACCTCAACCGGCGGGTTGATGACGACGACAATGACGATGCAAAGAAGGCCGCCGACGATCAGGAGGAAATCGGCCTCGGCCAGATTTCCAAGGCTCCGGCAACGCGCCTGAAACTGCATCTGGACCTGGCGCCAGAGGATGTCGACCGCGAGCGGCTGTCCGGACGTATCCTTTATCCGGAATGGGACACGCGCAGCGGCCGCTACCTTGAGGACCACGTCTGCGTCCTTGCCAGCGTCGTCGATGCCGACCCTGAAAAGGGTACCATTGCCGTCGACCCGCGCGCCGCCCGGCGCATCCGCTCGGTCAAAAGACAATTCGAGGCACTGCGCCCCGGCCGGGTGACGACACGCGGCCATCTGGAAGGCGATGGGCTGGACATGGACGCCGCGGTGCGCTCCCAGGTGGAGCGGCTGGCAAGCGGGACCGGCAATGAGCGGATCTGGCTGCAGACGCGCCCCGAGGCCCGTGACCTGGCGGTATCCATTCTGCTCGACGTATCGCGCTCCACCGAAAGCGCGGTTTCGGGCCGTGCGGTGATCGATATCGAGCGCGAAGCGCTTACGGCACTTGCCTGGGGGCTGAACGCCTGCGGCGACGATTTCGCCATTTCCGCCTTTTCCTCCCTGAAGCGCCACCGGGTCTATCTCCAGACCTGCAAGCGTTTCGACGAGCCGATGACGGCGACTGTCGAGCAGAGAATCAGTGGGCTGAGGCCCGGGTTCTATACAAGGCTGGGCGCGGCTCTGCGCCACACCTCCGCCGAGCTCACCACCCAGTCCCGCAAGCGCAAGCTGCTTCTTGTGATCACGGACGGCAAGCCGAACGACCTCGACCACTATGAGGGGCGCCACGGCATCGAAGACACTAGAATGGCCGTCCGGGAAGCCCGGCGTGCCGGACAGTCGGTGTTTGGCGTGACCGTAGACAAATCCGCGAAATCCTGGTTCCCCCGGCTTTTCGGTCAAGGCGGATTCGCGGTGATCCCGCATCCCGACAAGCTGACCCAGGCACTGCCGCAGATCTATCGCCAGCTCGTGGGAGGATAG